The following are encoded in a window of Syngnathus scovelli strain Florida chromosome 4, RoL_Ssco_1.2, whole genome shotgun sequence genomic DNA:
- the LOC125966759 gene encoding DNA-binding protein RFX7 translates to MAEEDPQQQQQQQQHQQHADRGAGSFQPGLLSGLQSAEAGALQLRIKNSICKTVQSKVDTILQDVEKFTDIEKLYLYLKLPSGPISSASVEKSDQSAVSSSRTQQMHAFNWIHNHLEEYPETSLPKQEVYDEYKSFCDNLNYHPLSAADFGKMMKNVFPNMKARRLGMRGKSKYCYSGLRKRPFVHFPCLPSLELQKTGEGCDGLDSAGGYLGSMKEEVRFAACDLVCEWAQKVLKRPFEAVEELARFLMDSHYISNKSLAALTIMTGAATEVKPLQAVSAFVPTADAHSFQPQTATLSSPTVDAKQQLQRKIQRKQQEQKLHSPIPGEGPIKTTDDGSGQCGSPVSPSAQPTIGIVVAAVPRPVTTQQSGQLMSASPVGTGESKLLPINFQVVTQTVQPPKQSAKSSVNILPSPVGERSARPRYPQILPKPATSNAIALCSPSTMLIGNNPIKTVMTTCHVSPVSLVKMTAISLAPHSGNATTSLTNTTLRPASAGISSCSLSEDILRSHQNTRSTSALPILAPQVDAHDIDVEMEVEGIHMNREKQIVSSVTMAQRAASVPIPQTKGFHTMETTSSSKYDANVPVTTNAAAVVNNTPTNMRSLNLAPSCPNMRVISTYNSNPASSFGEGICAAKSFRKRSGLSPAPSPVKRAFLSPHPEEGTAGLGYDSRRPESAPVAREMEMKMMKMSSFLPGQVNTIGNASSRASGFVTVAKTQSSMQRKNTFNVMETCTGVGHPITQQPEEHLMSDAYTLADNSNSSAGLRHLQPQSYAQAVSGPLDFLDRASTSSQLPMQTEIEYFPFDDDVTQDSIVEELVQMEEQMKLNKQEFGNSVTLQAQQAVMTHNTMSANQTLNTFYRATNSSGLSNLVQTPTPTPTSEMTGVQGLTRESPRSRITPITPVDSAPGSSRHTPVGTPLSSCSSTVPPSPVECRNPFAFTPINSSVTSFHDSGAVSSSPVKPMQRPTATHPDKTRLDWMNNSYSGNGSLNKSNNAVGILPSYQGLIDDHFQKPHAFAVPHARHHDSRFGRLTPISPVQQQVASMAGATKQEGFAVPAPLDNKGSNLPASGSFRCRSVSPAIHQRNLVASTAASGLHNIHQQCVSPFNSPVTPEMLNIFANNQGNLGVSSVAQRSRSVPLNIMMQTEVPPMTGQQCGGMNITDVLLGKLDGDHDTARGMGMNNMPSSYTARMNLTQILESGNVSPIALDSSGTPRPNYLTSEQMFSSATQSASEGQHQQHQQHQQHQQHQQHQQHQQHQQHQQQATRQQQLGFSHTFKGVQPDSNLAAGNQLVQQVPGLAAGGADFPCELRMTSDLSGSINDLNTLDANLLFDPGRQQGQFQSAAPEEMANQPLFQQITSDATHSGGLEWLESKDHTTVGLMG, encoded by the exons GGCCCCATCAGCAGCGCCAGCGTCGAGAAAAG TGATCAGAGCGCCGTGTCATCCAGCCGCACGCAGCAGATGCATGCGTTCAATTGGATCCACAATCATCTAGAGGAATACCCTGAGACCTCGCTCCCCAAACAGGAAGTTTATGACGAATACAA AAGCTTCTGTGACAATCTCAACTACCATCCACTGAGTGCTGCAGACTTTGGCAAAATGATGAAAAATGTCTTCCCCAACATGAAGGCGCGTCGACTTGGCATGAGAGGAAAATCAAA ATATTGCTATAGTGGACTGAGGAAAAGGCCTTTTGTCCACTTTCCGTGTTTACCAAGTCTGGAGCTACAGAAAACTGGAGAAGGA TGCGATGGACTGGACTCAGCAGGGGGCTACCTTGGCAGTATGAAGGAGGAGGTTCGCTTTGCGGCTTGTGATTTGGTGTGCGAGTGGGCTCAAAAGGTGCTGAAACGGCCTTTCGAGGCAGTGGAAGAGCTGGCTCGCTTCCTGATGGACAGCCACTACATCAGCAACAAGTCCCTGGCAGCTCTCACCATTATGACAGGCGCGGCAACAG aAGTTAAGCCTCTGCAGGCAGTCTCAGCTTTTGTGCCGACCGCTGACGCACACAGTTTCCAGCCTCAAACGGCAACTCTGTCATCGCCAACTGTCGACGCCAAGCAGCAGCTCCAGAGGAAGATCCAGAGGAAACAACAAGAACAAAAGCTGCACTCACCCATACCAGGAGAGGGTCCAATCAAGACGACAGATGATGGCAGCGGCCAATGTGGTAGCCCAGTCTCTCCTTCAGCTCAGCCGACCATTGGTATCGTGGTCGCTGCTGTCCCAAGACCCGTCACG ACACAACAAAGCGGCCAGCTGATGTCTGCCAGTCCAGTGGGGACCGGGGAGAGCAAATTGCTGCCTATAAACTTCCAAGTGGTGACGCAGACAGTTCAGCCCCCGAAACAAAGCGCCAAGAGCTCCGTAAATATTCTCCCAAGTCCAGTCGGGGAACGCTCAGCTCGTCCACGCTATCCTCAAATCCTTCCCAAGCCGGCGACCAGCAATGCTATCGCTCTGTGCTCGCCCTCCACCATGCTCATTGGCAACAACCCCATCAAGACTGTGATGACCACTTGTCATGTTAGTCCTGTCAGTCTGGTCAAGATGACAGCCATCTCACTCGCACCCCACAGCGGCAATGCCACCACTTCCCTTACGAACACCACTTTGAGGCCGGCATCTGCAGGTATCAGTAGCTGCAGCCTGTCAGAGGACATCCTGAGATCCCATCAAAATACGAGGAGTACCTCCGCCCTCCCCATTCTGGCCCCGCAGGTTGACGCCCATGATATTGATGTCGAAATGGAGGTCGAAGGGATACACATGAATagagaaaaacaaattgtgAGCAGTGTCACGATGGCGCAGAGGGCTGCTAGCGTCCCAATACCTCAAACTAAAGGCTTCCACACTATGGAAACCACATCCAGCTCAAAATATGATGCAAATGTCCCCGTGACAACCAACGCCGCAGCAGTCGTTAACAACACGCCAACTAATATGAGATCTCTGAATTTAGCTCCCTCCTGTCCGAATATGCGAGTTATCTCAACATACAACAGCAACCCAGCATCTTCATTTGGGGAAGGAATCTGTGCAGCTAAGAGCTTCCGGAAGCGCTCGGGCCTCAGTCCGGCCCCCTCTCCTGTCAAGAGGGCTTTTCTGTCCCCACACCCAGAAGAGGGCACCGCTGGCCTTGGATACGACAGTCGGAGACCCGAGAGTGCGCCAGTCGCCCGGGAGATGGAGatgaaaatgatgaaaatgaGCTCTTTTCTGCCCGGTCAAGTCAATACAATTGGCAATGCCTCTTCCAGAGCCAGCGGCTTTGTCACTGTTGCCAAAACACAGAGCTCAATGCAGAGGAAAAACACTTTCAATGTGATGGAAACTTGTACCGGTGTTGGCCACCCTATAACGCAGCAACCGGAGGAGCACCTGATGTCCGACGCGTATACCTTAGCGGATAATTCAAATTCGTCAGCAGGTCTACGACACCTTCAGCCGCAGAGCTACGCTCAAGCCGTTTCCGGACCACTGGATTTTTTGGACCGAGCCTCCACGTCAAGCCAACTCCCTATGCAGACAGAAATCGAATACTTCCCTTTTGACGATGATGTTACTCAAGACAGCATCGTGGAAGAACTGGTCCAGATGGAAGAGCAGATGAAACTGAATAAACAAGAGTTTGGAAACAGCGTCACACTGCAAGCGCAGCAGGCCGTGATGACGCACAACACCATGTCCGCCAATCAGACATTGAATACTTTTTACCGTGCCACTAACAGCAGCGGCCTCAGCAATCTAGTCCAAACACCGACACCCACGCCCACGTCGGAAATGACGGGTGTTCAAGGTTTGACCAGAGAGAGCCCCCGCTCGCGTATCACCCCCATAACGCCGGTCGACAGTGCCCCGGGAAGCAGTCGACACACTCCGGTCGGCACTCCGCTCTCCAGCTGCAGCAGCACTGTGCCTCCCAGCCCTGTGGAGTGCAGGAATCCCTTTGCGTTCACACCCATCAACTCCAGCGTTACGAGTTTCCACGACAGCGGCGCCGTCTCCAGCAGCCCCGTCAAGCCCATGCAGAGGCCAACGGCCACCCACCCGGACAAGACCAGGCTGGACTGGATGAATAATAGCTACAGCGGCAACGGGAGCCTAAATAAATCGAACAACGCCGTGGGAATTTTACCAAGCTATCAGGGCCTCATTGATGACCACTTTCAAAAGCCTCACGCCTTCGCCGTCCCCCACGCAAGGCACCACGACAGCCGTTTTGGCCGGTTGACTCCAATATCCCCCGTGCAGCAGCAGGTAGCCAGCATGGCCGGCGCGACCAAGCAGGAGGGCTTCGCCGTGCCCGCTCCTCTGGATAACAAAGGCAGCAACCTTCCCGCGAGTGGATCTTTTCGATGTCGCAGTGTTAGCCCCGCCATACACCAGAGGAACTTGGTGGCGAGCACAGCAGCCAGTGGCCTTCACAATATCCACCAGCAGTGCGTCTCCCCGTTTAACTCACCGGTAACGCCTGAGATGTTAAACATCTTTGCCAACAACCAGGGAAATCTCGGGGTGAGCAGCGTGGCTCAAAGGAGTCGCTCCGTGCCACTCAACATCATGATGCAGACGGAAGTTCCGCCGATGACAGGCCAGCAATGCGGCGGCATGAATATCACTGACGTCCTTCTGGGTAAGCTGGACGGGGACCACGACACCGCACGAGGTATGGGCATGAATAATATGCCTTCGAGCTACACGGCGCGGATGAATCTCACTCAGATCCTCGAGTCTGGGAATGTCAGCCCGATCGCTCTTGACTCCTCCGGCACACCAAGGCCCAATTACCTCACTAGTGAACAAATGTTTTCCTCTGCAACACAGTCGGCCTCTGAGGGgcagcatcagcagcatcagcagcatcagcagcatcagcagcatcagcagcatcagcagcatcagcagcatcagcagcatcagcagcaggcGACACGGCAACAGCAGTTGGGTTTCAGCCACACTTTTAAAGGCGTCCAACCGGACAGCAACCTTGCCGCCGGCAATCAGCTGGTGCAACAGGTTCCGGGGTTAGCGGCAGGCGGGGCAGATTTTCCATGTGAACTTCGAATGACTTCGGACCTGTCCGGTAGCATCAATGACCTGAATACGCTGGATGCCAACCTTCTCTTTGACCCCGGTCGTCAGCAAGGGCAATTTCAAAGCGCCGCTCCGGAGGAGATGGCTAATCAGCCGCTGTTTCAGCAAATCACCAGCGACGCCACGCATTCTGGTGGGCTCGAGTGGCTCGAGAGCAAAGATCACACGACTGTCGGGCTGATGGGATGA